DNA from Methanocaldococcus sp.:
ATAAAAAGTTACAGTAAGAGAGGAAGATATATTAAATTTAAATATCCAAAAGGAAAAGTTACAGATATTGCATTTGATGCTACATTTAGGAAGGCATCTATAAAACAGAAAGAGAGAAGAGAAAAATCTAAGAAAAAATTGGCTATATATTTAGAGAAAGAGGATTTAATGGAAAAAGTTAGAGAGAAAAAGATTTCATCATATATATTATTTGTTGTTGATGCCAGTGGTTCTATGGGAGCAATGAGAAGAATGGAGGCGGCAAAAGGGGCTATAGTTTCTTTACTCTTAGATGCCTATCAAAAGAGAAATAAAATAGGAATGATTGCATTTAGAAAGGATAAAGCTGAGTTAATTTTACCATTTACGTCTTCTGTGGAACTTGGAGAGAAACTATTAAAGGATCTCCCTACTGGTGGAAAAACCCCATTAGCTGATGCATTTGTTAAGAGCTATGAAGTTTTTGATAAAGAATTAAGAAAAAATCCAAATATTATTCCAATTATGATAGTAATAAGTGACTTTAAGCCAAATGTTGCTATAAGTAAAGATTACATCAAAGAAGTTTTTGATGCTTGTGAAAAAATTGCTGAAAGAGGAATTAATGTTGTATTAATTGATACTGAACCACAGTCATTTATAAAAATTGGTATTGGTAAAGAACTTGCAGATAGATTTGGCTTTAAATATTACAAAATAGATGATTTAAGTAAAGATACAATAGTAAATATATGTAAAGATCTTTTAAATTAAAAATTAACCTTTATAAATTCCATTTATAACCATAAGTTCCTCAAAAGGTACTTTTAAAGTATCTACTTTTTTAACATAAAAACCAAGAGATTTTAATTTATCAACTGTTTCTTTTTCACCAGTTAATGAACTTTGAAGTATTTGAACAACTCCATTTTTCTTTATGTAGTTTGGCAATTCATCAATAAATCTATCTAAAATTTCTCTTCCACTTTTTCCTCCATCAAATGCATAATTTAAATAACTGTCTATCTTATCATCTTCGGATGTTGGTAAATATGGAGGATTAAAAAGTATTACATCAAACTTTCCTTTGACATTTTCAAACAAATCACTTTTAAAAACTATAATATCAACATTATTTAGTTTAGCATTTTCTTTCGCTATTTCTATGGCGTAAGGATTTATATCAACGCCAACAACAACCTTTTTAGCCCCTCTTTTTGCACAGGCTATAGATATCAATCCAGTGCCTACTCCAATCTCTAAAACTTCTTTATTTTTAACATCTACAAGATTTTTTAATAATAATATAGAATCTTCAGATGGTTCATAAACTTCTGGATGTAATTTTATTTTAATCCCCTCTATATTTATGATCATCTTCTCCTACCCTGAATTTCTCCATTTATTACCTTTTTACAAACATCTACGATTTCACTTATATTATAAATTTTTATATCTGCTACTTCGAGAGCTTTTTTTGACACATTTCCATTTTGTAAGGTTACCACAGCTAAATCACTCTCAATCATCGCTGGAACATCATTAGCCCCATCTCCAACCATTATTGTAAAGTAACCTTCTTTTTTTAAATTTACTATTAAATCTCTTTTTTGTTTCTGATGAGCCTCTGCCATAATGTATTTTTCGTCAAGATTAATAATTTCAGCCAATTTTTTTAAAAAACCTTTTCTATCTCCTGAGGCAATATATACTTTAATACCCATTTCTTTTAATTTTTTAATTGTATCTTTAACTTCCTTAAACAAACATCCAGCAGTTGCTATTGTATATTCAACCTCTCCAAGATATGTATCAATTATTAGAGCACT
Protein-coding regions in this window:
- a CDS encoding HAD family hydrolase, whose product is MKVAVVFDSAGTLVKIMRVIKDVKKNKFICNVQTVDIVDEKKGRALVIIKEDPLKVVDNRDPEMLISDLLKEVDIGISYCNPPINKEGIYKDRKTKVKDLQEPLNILKKYDIETGYGSALIIDTYLGEVEYTIATAGCLFKEVKDTIKKLKEMGIKVYIASGDRKGFLKKLAEIINLDEKYIMAEAHQKQKRDLIVNLKKEGYFTIMVGDGANDVPAMIESDLAVVTLQNGNVSKKALEVADIKIYNISEIVDVCKKVINGEIQGRRR
- a CDS encoding HemK2/MTQ2 family protein methyltransferase encodes the protein MIINIEGIKIKLHPEVYEPSEDSILLLKNLVDVKNKEVLEIGVGTGLISIACAKRGAKKVVVGVDINPYAIEIAKENAKLNNVDIIVFKSDLFENVKGKFDVILFNPPYLPTSEDDKIDSYLNYAFDGGKSGREILDRFIDELPNYIKKNGVVQILQSSLTGEKETVDKLKSLGFYVKKVDTLKVPFEELMVINGIYKG